In Oncorhynchus kisutch isolate 150728-3 linkage group LG5, Okis_V2, whole genome shotgun sequence, a genomic segment contains:
- the LOC109885162 gene encoding X-linked retinitis pigmentosa GTPase regulator-like isoform X3 encodes MPRVCKAVIKAKARGNVYSTGGNNEGQLGLGDCEERTAFQLVDFFSSHGPIKMLAAGSNTSAALTESGTLFMWGDNTEGQIGLGKESSALTPQEVTVGQPVAWVSCGYYHSAFVTVDGGLYTFGECDSGKLGLATGQLDGHRMPQLVKGITDQVTQVACGGGHTVAVTEEDLYTFGLGQFGQLGQGTFIFEARLPRAVENFRKGRVRQVMCGENHTAVISDNGLLYTFGDGRHGKLGLGEENFTNQFKPTLCPRFLKYNVQAVTCGGCHMLVLAKPRGKSCQEVTLEENDVTEDYLEKSYTELLGDTLTSTPATLNSSLSARVRRRERERSPQQFGLMFRTLPPLTSEHLITSAPLPVSSQTIPSSLPPKELTNRKVHNAIHQHRSTGSNKKEKRSAEKGRDEGDSSTVENMMDNESVKDLGDTTDFLNMTHVMKMDPSDKTLTLSPVQKRKGKLVKGHGKAGEQPELCTPRRVDPTPRGALPTELLRSSSDRSLVVEKRPRHRAAQGKGSGKENLVVALEAITPAEPKAGPAKPSRNGDISKAKSKPCPSALKKQLLAVERKVGERFVVDSKAIQIKRAAKDQSAEVKKTLLEVNSISTKVKSQHVAVRRTPDRKSGRHSQGLKLTDALPVDKTTEPDLVSEVPQKTTNENTEREKSKPKTEPPEQTPLRSLLTGVSSLGSGVGLVTARQFGSPSDSESVRSQSRAQRFNRQSAEDAQSFWSQSSASSEPGGKRTAVRINIIPAQGSSDQGVEEEQCRSYSGPPDNREQEERRGEESGDETGNSDDQTPAKQESEGEEEESEGGVGMRRAESGGGKGVAKSRDEVTDEENSEDDDTVKVEGEDGGISELEESEGGDEPCKTETDQGDESELEDLEKEESGLEEEEEGDGTSSPVGGEGEEEEEGGGESKEEEESGEVSHSDTESKSKESNYEEEDEEDGEKEEEEGEEEDESVGSVEEEDENEAGSETEAEEEGEEESSTAEEREEEDKSEEEEDEEAGDEEESEDEEEDKPVEEEESEGKEEVVEEEEESEDEEEDKPGEEEESEGEEEDKPGEEEESKQEEEEEEVVDKGKANEGQESHQNAAARGNGSKQRSGKGEEFWDNVLPQYLNLK; translated from the exons atgccaagagtgtgcaaagctgtcatcaaggcaaagg CTCGGGGAAACGTGTACTCTACCGGTGGAAACAACGAAGGTCAGCTAGGTCTGGGAGACTGTGAGGAGAGGACAGCCTTCCAATTGGTGGACTTCTTCAGTTCACATGGACCAATCAAAATGCTTGCTGCCGGCTCCAACACCTCTGCTGCCCTCACAG AGAGTGGGACACTGTTCATGTGGGGTGACAACACTGAGGGTCAGATCGGCCTGGGGAAGGAGAGCAGTGCCCTGACCCCCCAGGAGGTCACTGTGGGTCAGCCAGTGGCCTGGGTGTCCTGTGGGTACTACCACTCTGCCTTCGTTACTG TTGACGGGGGCCTGTACACATTTGGGGAGTGCGACAGCGGCAAACTGGGCCTGGCTACGGGTCAGCTCGATGGACACCGCATGCCCCAGCTGGTGAAGGGCATCACAGACCAGGTGACCCAGGTGGCATGTGGAGGCGGGCACACCGTGGCTGTGACAG AGGAGGACCTGTACACCTTTGGCCTGGGTCAGTTTGGTCAGCTGGGCCAGGGGACCTTCATCTTTGAGGCGAGGCTGCCCAGAGCGGTGGAGAACTTCAGGAAGGGCCGAGTACGACAGGTGATGTGTGGGGAGAACCACACTGCTGTCATCTCAG ACAATGGTCTTCTCTATACCTTTGGGGATGGGAGACATGGGAAGctgggtctgggagaggagaacTTCACCAATCAATTCAAGCCCACTCTCTGTCCACGCTTCCTCAAGTACAACGTCCAAgcg GTGACATGCGGAGGTTGCCACATGCTGGTTCTAGCCAAGCCCAGAGGCAAGAGCTGCCAGGAAGTGACTCTGGAGGAGAATGATGTCACAGAGGACTACCTGGAGAAGTCCTACACAGAGCTCTTAGGGGACACCCTCACCTCCACCCCTGCTACCCTGAACAGTAGCCTCTCTGCCcgggtcaggaggagagagagg GAGCGTTCCCCGCAGCAGTTTGGGCTCATGTTCCGGACCCTGCCCCCCCTGACGTCCGAACACCTCATTACCTCCGCACCCCTGCCAGTGTCCAGCCAGACCATCCCCTCCAGTCTGCCCCCCAAGGAGCTAACCAACAGAAAGGTGCACAACGCCATTCACCAACACAGGAGCACTGGGTCTAACAAGAAGG AAAAGAGGTCAGCTGAGAAGGGAAGGGATGAGGGAGACAGCAGCACTGTGGAGAACATGATGGACAACGAGAGTGTTAAAGATCTGGGAGACACCACGGACTTCCTCAACATG ACTCATGTGATGAAAATGGACCCCAGTGACAAGACGTTGACGTTGTCCCCTGTACAGAAG AGGAAGGGTAAGCTTGTGAAAGGGCATGGTAAGGCTGGGGAACAGCCAGAACTCTGTACCCCTAGGAGGGTGGATCCCACCCCGCGGGGGGCACTGCCCACAGAGCTGCTGAGGAGCTCCAGTGACAGGTCTCTGGTGGTAGAGAAGAGACCGCGCCACAGGGCTGCCCAGGGCAAAGGCAGTGGCAAGGAGAACCTCGTTGTGGCTCTGGAGGCGATAACGCCTGCTGAGCCGAAGGCTGGCCCTGCCAAGCCCTCCAGAAATGGGGACATTAGCAAGGCCAAATCCAAACCCTGTCCGTCCGCACTGAAAAAACAACTGTTAGCAGTTGAGAGAAAAGTGGGGGAGAGATTTGTCGTGGATTCTAAGGCAATCCAAATAAAGCGTGCAGCCAAAGATCAAAGTGCAGAGGTCAAAAAGACTCTCTTAGAGGTCAACTCTATATCTACAAAGGTGAAAAGTCAACATGTAGCTGTTAGGAGGACACCAGATAGAAAGAGTGGCAGACATTCACAAGGCCTTAAGCTAACTGATGCACTGCCTGTGGACAAGACAACTGAACCAGACCTGGTGTCTGAAGTGCCACAAAAAACGACAAATGAAAacacagaaagagaaaagagCAAACCAAAGACTGAACCACCTGAACAGACACCACTGCGCAGCTTACTGACCGGAGTGTCCTCTCTGGGGTCAGGTGTGGGGCTAGTGACAGCCAGACAGTTTGGTTCTCCCTCAGACAGTGAGTCAGTCCGGAGTCAGAGCAGGGCCCAGAGGTTCAACAGACAGAGTGCTGAGGACGCCCAGTCTTTCTGGAGCCAGTCATCTGCATCCTCCGAACCAGGAGGCAAGAGAACAGCAGTCCGCATCAACATCATCCCCGCCCAGGGGAGCTCTGatcagggggtggaggaggagcaaTGCAGGTCCTACTCTGGTCCCCCAGACaacagagaacaggaggagaggagaggggaggagagtggagacgAGACGGGGAACAGCGACGATCAGACACCGGCCAAGCAGGAGAGTGAgggtgaagaggaagagagtgagggaggggttgGAATGAGGAGGGCAGAAAGTGGGGGTGGAAAAGGAGTGGCCAAGAGCCGTGATGAGGTGACAGATGAGGAAAACAGTGAGGATGATGACACGGTGAaggtagagggggaggatggagggatctcTGAATtagaggagagcgagggaggagatgAGCCATGTAAGACTGAAACAGATCAGGGAGACGAAAGTGAGTTAGAGGAtttagagaaagaggagagtggactggaggaagaggaggagggtgacgGGACAAGTAGcccagtgggaggagagggagaggaggaggaagaagggggcGGAGAGagcaaggaggaggaagagagtggggAAGTATCGCATAGTGACACTGAGAGCAAGAGTAAGGAATCCAAttatgaagaggaggatgaagaagatggagagaaagaggaagaagaaggtgaggaagaggatgagagtGTAGGATCTgtagaggaggaagatgagaatGAGGCAGGCAGTGAAAcagaggcagaggaggaaggagaggaagagagcagtactgcagaggagagggaagaagaggataagagtgaagaggaggaggatgaagaagctggagacgaggaggagagtgaagatgAGGAAGAAGACAAacctgtagaggaggaggagagtgaaggtAAGGAAGAagttgtagaggaggaggaggagagtgaagatgAGGAAGAAGACAaacctggagaggaggaggagagtgaaggtGAGGAAGAAGACAaacctggagaggaggaggagagtaaacaggaggaggaggaagaagaggtggTTGACAAAGGAAAAGCTAATGAAGGCCAGGAGAGTCATCAGAATGCTGCGGCCAGAGGTAACGGGTCCAAACAGAGGTCAGGGAAAGGGGAAGAGTTCTGGGACAATGTTTTACCTCAGTACCTCAATCTCAAATGA